A stretch of Myxococcus virescens DNA encodes these proteins:
- a CDS encoding PEGA domain-containing protein — MRKVLLLVMVSTFAGCAKRQEPESLLKARELMAEAQNPSGNLALLCEPVDAEVYLDGVWQGLCSDFSGSPKALRVGSGLHEIEVKKQGYWPYTTYFEPSRARARLTIQLRASGPKAGGSE, encoded by the coding sequence ATGCGGAAGGTTCTGCTGTTGGTGATGGTGTCCACGTTCGCTGGGTGTGCGAAGCGTCAGGAGCCCGAGTCCCTGCTCAAGGCCCGCGAGCTGATGGCGGAAGCCCAGAATCCCAGCGGCAATCTGGCCCTGCTCTGCGAGCCCGTGGACGCGGAGGTATATCTGGATGGTGTCTGGCAGGGGCTCTGCAGCGACTTCTCGGGTTCCCCCAAGGCGCTGCGAGTGGGCAGCGGCCTGCACGAGATTGAAGTGAAGAAGCAGGGGTACTGGCCCTATACGACATACTTCGAGCCCAGCCGGGCCCGCGCGCGGCTGACCATCCAACTCCGCGCCTCTGGGCCGAAGGCCGGTGGTTCGGAGTGA
- a CDS encoding AI-2E family transporter → MPPPRGQDKAAAEPARARVAEPVAVAENALSETDARRIDLWWSVVMVGSLGLVFALLSVFGGVAVPVLLALSGAYIFNPIVTELEKRRLDRTWGTTLVFAVGTLMLVGAVLYLIPVFREEASKLPDFFHRASTQVVPKVEGLVGHSLPDLVRQRTAELGKQASELVQSAGPAAARILASFAGNTARLVVTLLGLSVVPVLAFFFLQDYPRLMGMVKDLLPRRAVGLVSRRFAEVDEVLSAFVRGQLIVGGVLSVIYAAGLSAARIDMAIVIGVIAGFGNMVPYLGTGVGIVLSLVGLMLSWQGPWQLAAVAATFVIGQMLEGFVITPRIVGEKVGLAPVAIILAILAFGELFGFVGILLAVPVAAILKVVLSVVVERYRRTRLYTGEPKSP, encoded by the coding sequence GTGCCGCCGCCGCGTGGCCAGGACAAGGCCGCGGCCGAGCCGGCCCGTGCGCGGGTCGCCGAGCCCGTGGCGGTGGCCGAGAACGCCCTGTCCGAGACGGACGCCCGGCGCATCGACCTGTGGTGGTCGGTGGTGATGGTGGGCTCGCTGGGGCTGGTGTTCGCGCTGCTCTCCGTCTTTGGCGGAGTGGCGGTGCCAGTGCTGCTCGCGCTGTCGGGCGCGTACATCTTCAATCCCATCGTCACCGAGCTGGAGAAGCGGCGGCTGGACCGCACGTGGGGGACGACGCTCGTCTTCGCGGTGGGGACGCTGATGCTGGTCGGCGCCGTGCTGTACCTCATCCCGGTGTTCCGGGAGGAGGCGTCGAAGCTGCCGGACTTCTTCCACCGTGCGAGCACCCAGGTGGTGCCGAAGGTGGAAGGGTTGGTGGGGCATTCGTTGCCAGACCTGGTGCGCCAGCGCACCGCCGAGCTGGGAAAGCAGGCGTCAGAGTTGGTCCAGAGCGCGGGGCCAGCGGCGGCGCGCATCCTGGCGAGCTTCGCGGGCAACACGGCGCGGCTGGTGGTGACGTTGCTGGGCCTGTCGGTGGTGCCGGTGCTGGCCTTCTTCTTCCTACAGGACTACCCCCGGCTGATGGGCATGGTGAAGGACCTGCTGCCCCGGCGCGCAGTGGGGCTGGTGAGCCGGCGCTTCGCGGAGGTGGATGAGGTGCTCTCCGCCTTCGTGCGCGGCCAACTCATCGTCGGCGGCGTGCTGTCGGTCATCTATGCGGCGGGCCTGTCCGCGGCGCGCATCGACATGGCCATCGTCATTGGGGTGATTGCCGGCTTCGGCAACATGGTGCCGTACCTGGGCACGGGCGTGGGCATCGTGCTGTCGCTGGTGGGGCTCATGCTGTCGTGGCAGGGGCCGTGGCAACTGGCGGCGGTGGCGGCCACCTTCGTCATCGGGCAGATGCTGGAGGGCTTCGTCATCACCCCGCGAATCGTGGGGGAGAAGGTCGGGCTGGCGCCGGTGGCGATCATCCTGGCCATCCTCGCCTTCGGTGAGCTGTTCGGCTTCGTGGGCATCCTGCTGGCGGTGCCGGTGGCGGCCATCCTCAAGGTGGTCCTGAGCGTGGTGGTGGAGCGCTACCGCCGGACGCGGCTCTACACGGGGGAGCCCAAGTCGCCGTGA
- a CDS encoding uracil-DNA glycosylase yields MTKLESLHKEITGCRACPRLVEWREEVARVKRRAYRDWNYWGLPVPGFGDPKARLIIVGLAPAAHGANRTGRMFTGDRSGDFLYAGLHRAGFANQALSEHRDDGLRLKDAFIVSAARCAPPDNKPLPEELARCAPFLDRELALLPGRVMLALGAIGWNAALVALARQGMEVPSPRPAFGHGAELGLPGGRTLLGCYHVSQQNTQTGRLTPAMFDAVMSRVHTLLETADPKARGKS; encoded by the coding sequence GTGACGAAGCTGGAGTCGCTACACAAGGAGATCACCGGCTGCCGGGCCTGCCCCCGGCTGGTGGAGTGGCGGGAGGAGGTGGCGCGAGTGAAGCGCCGCGCCTACCGCGACTGGAATTACTGGGGCCTGCCCGTTCCCGGCTTCGGAGACCCCAAGGCCCGGCTCATCATCGTCGGGCTGGCGCCGGCGGCCCATGGGGCGAACCGGACGGGGCGGATGTTCACCGGGGACCGCTCGGGCGACTTCCTCTATGCCGGGCTGCACCGCGCGGGCTTCGCGAATCAGGCCCTCAGCGAGCACCGGGATGACGGGCTCCGGCTGAAGGACGCCTTCATCGTGTCGGCGGCGCGCTGTGCTCCGCCCGACAACAAGCCCCTCCCAGAGGAGCTGGCCCGCTGCGCGCCGTTCCTGGATCGCGAGCTGGCGCTGCTGCCGGGCCGGGTGATGCTCGCGCTGGGGGCCATCGGCTGGAACGCCGCGCTCGTGGCCCTGGCGCGGCAGGGGATGGAGGTTCCGTCGCCTCGGCCCGCGTTCGGGCATGGGGCGGAGCTGGGCCTGCCGGGCGGCCGGACGCTGCTGGGCTGCTACCACGTCAGCCAGCAGAACACGCAGACGGGGCGGCTGACCCCGGCGATGTTCGACGCCGTCATGTCCCGGGTCCACACGCTGCTGGAAACGGCGGATCCGAAGGCGCGCGGGAAGAGTTGA
- the thrS gene encoding threonine--tRNA ligase has translation MSDIITVTLPDGSQKQTARGTTIADFVRESIGPGLAKAALFARVNGQDMDLARKLDEDVKLQIFTPKSPESLELIRHDAAHVVASAVQKLFPGTQVTIGPATEEGFYYDFFREKPFTPEDLEKIEAEANAELKRDMAFIRTEISMDEAVRLFEEKGETFKVEIVKDIAAKGAKTLTLYTHGDWVDFCLGPHAPSTGKIGIIKILSSSGAYWRGDHRNPMLQRVYGTAFFDKKQLAEYLTRIEESKKRDHRKLGKELDLFHFHPYSPGSAFWTPKGTTLYTTLSNWMRQLTQNDGYVEIKTPLMFNKGLWETSGHWGKYKENMFLVLDSESGEHDFSLKPMNCPSHHLFYGFKKHSYRDLPLRYHTQDVLHRNEAAGSLGGLTRVRQFAQDDAHIYCTEAQITDEVRRFVKLLDHVYKAVGLTYAVKLSTRPEQRLGDDSLWDRAEGGLKAALESLGLEYELAPGDGAFYGPKIDFAVSDSIGRRWQLGTMQLDYLAPERFDLTYVGEDNAEHRPVVLHRAIFGSFERFTAILIEHFAGAFPAWLAPIQAVLVTVADRQNDYARKVRDSLRAKGYRVEFDERGLSMNAKIREAQLQKVPFTLVVGDNEVSGEGVSPRRYGGEDLKTMKVTDFEALLAKEAALP, from the coding sequence ATGTCCGACATCATCACGGTGACGCTCCCCGACGGCTCGCAGAAGCAGACGGCCCGGGGGACCACGATCGCGGACTTCGTGCGGGAGAGCATCGGCCCCGGCCTGGCGAAGGCCGCCCTCTTCGCGCGCGTGAATGGCCAGGACATGGACCTGGCCCGCAAGCTGGATGAGGACGTGAAGCTGCAGATCTTCACGCCCAAGAGCCCCGAGTCCCTGGAGTTGATCCGCCACGACGCCGCCCACGTGGTGGCCAGCGCGGTGCAGAAGCTCTTCCCGGGCACGCAGGTGACCATCGGTCCCGCGACGGAGGAGGGCTTCTATTACGACTTCTTCCGCGAGAAGCCCTTCACGCCCGAGGACCTGGAGAAGATCGAGGCCGAGGCGAACGCCGAGCTGAAGCGGGACATGGCCTTCATCCGCACCGAAATCTCCATGGACGAGGCCGTGCGCCTGTTCGAGGAGAAGGGCGAGACGTTCAAGGTGGAGATCGTCAAGGACATCGCGGCCAAGGGCGCCAAGACGCTGACGCTCTACACGCACGGTGACTGGGTGGACTTCTGCCTGGGGCCCCACGCGCCCAGCACGGGGAAGATCGGCATCATCAAGATCCTCTCCTCCAGTGGAGCGTACTGGCGGGGTGACCACCGCAACCCGATGCTCCAGCGCGTCTACGGCACGGCCTTCTTCGACAAGAAGCAGCTGGCGGAGTACCTGACGCGCATCGAGGAGTCGAAGAAGCGCGACCACCGCAAGCTGGGCAAGGAGTTGGATCTCTTCCACTTCCACCCGTACTCGCCGGGCTCCGCCTTCTGGACCCCGAAGGGCACCACGCTCTACACCACGCTGTCGAACTGGATGCGTCAGCTGACGCAGAACGACGGCTACGTGGAGATCAAGACGCCCCTGATGTTCAACAAGGGGCTGTGGGAGACCAGCGGCCATTGGGGCAAGTACAAGGAGAACATGTTCCTCGTGCTCGACAGCGAGTCGGGGGAGCACGACTTCTCGCTCAAGCCGATGAACTGCCCGTCGCACCACCTGTTCTACGGTTTCAAGAAGCACAGCTACCGCGACCTGCCGCTGCGCTACCACACGCAGGACGTGCTGCACCGCAACGAGGCGGCGGGCTCCCTGGGCGGCCTCACGCGCGTGCGCCAGTTCGCGCAGGACGACGCGCACATCTACTGCACGGAGGCGCAGATCACCGACGAGGTGCGGCGCTTCGTGAAGCTCCTGGACCACGTCTACAAGGCGGTGGGCCTCACCTACGCGGTGAAGCTGTCCACGCGGCCCGAGCAGCGCCTGGGTGATGACTCCCTGTGGGATCGCGCCGAGGGCGGCCTCAAGGCCGCGCTGGAGTCGCTGGGCCTCGAGTACGAGCTGGCCCCGGGGGACGGCGCGTTCTACGGCCCGAAGATCGACTTCGCGGTGTCGGACAGCATCGGCCGCCGGTGGCAGCTGGGCACCATGCAGCTGGACTACCTGGCGCCCGAGCGCTTCGACCTGACCTACGTGGGCGAGGACAACGCCGAGCACCGCCCCGTGGTGCTCCACCGCGCCATCTTCGGCTCGTTCGAGCGCTTCACGGCCATCCTCATCGAGCACTTCGCCGGCGCCTTCCCGGCCTGGCTGGCCCCCATCCAGGCGGTGCTGGTGACGGTGGCGGACCGGCAGAACGACTACGCCCGGAAGGTTCGGGACTCCTTGAGGGCGAAGGGCTACCGGGTGGAGTTCGACGAGCGCGGCCTGTCGATGAACGCGAAGATCCGCGAGGCCCAGCTCCAGAAGGTGCCGTTCACCCTGGTGGTGGGCGACAACGAGGTGTCGGGCGAGGGCGTGTCGCCGCGGCGGTACGGCGGCGAGGACCTCAAGACGATGAAGGTGACGGACTTCGAGGCCCTGCTGGCGAAGGAAGCGGCCCTGCCGTGA
- the rpmI gene encoding 50S ribosomal protein L35, with protein sequence MPKLKTRSSAKKRFDVKKSGKVKHGKAFAKHLFTFSKTPKSKRSNRGTGHLRDMDAKKVIKEMFPYGG encoded by the coding sequence ATGCCGAAGTTGAAGACCCGCAGCAGCGCGAAGAAGCGCTTTGACGTGAAGAAGAGCGGCAAGGTCAAGCACGGCAAGGCCTTCGCGAAGCACCTCTTCACGTTCTCGAAGACGCCGAAGTCCAAGCGCAGCAACCGCGGGACCGGCCACCTTCGCGACATGGACGCGAAGAAGGTCATCAAGGAGATGTTCCCCTACGGGGGCTGA
- the rplT gene encoding 50S ribosomal protein L20, translating to MRVKKGVKARRRRNRILKLAKGYRGRRKNCYKRANEAVERALDYASRDRMQRKRDFRRLWIVRINAAARTVGLSYSKLIAGLAKAKIGLDRKVLSDMAIADPSGFAAVANIAKAA from the coding sequence ATGCGCGTGAAGAAGGGTGTCAAGGCCCGTCGTCGTCGTAATAGGATTTTGAAGCTGGCCAAGGGTTACCGCGGCCGTCGGAAGAACTGCTACAAGCGCGCCAACGAGGCGGTTGAGCGGGCGCTGGACTACGCCAGCCGCGACCGCATGCAGCGCAAGCGGGACTTCCGTCGCCTGTGGATCGTCCGCATCAACGCGGCCGCCCGCACGGTGGGCCTCTCCTATTCGAAGCTGATCGCGGGCCTCGCGAAGGCGAAGATCGGCCTGGACCGCAAGGTTCTGTCCGACATGGCCATCGCGGATCCGTCGGGTTTTGCGGCCGTCGCCAACATCGCGAAGGCGGCCTGA